agcgaatgcaggctttcgctgaagcctggagagcgagaagggccggtgcgcaccgacccctctcgctctccaggctttaggaagctatccacaagtgTGCAGGCtttgggcagctatccgcaagcttgcggatagcagcctgcaggccaaagctgttctagcttcggggtggctgcgcaaagcctccgcacggcagcggggtgaaggcaccccaccACCCTGTGGAGGCTtgaaaggctgtccccgaagccaaaacagcgagacgGGGTGCTGCGCAGCCCTccgtctcactgttctagctttGGGATGGCTgcacaaagcctccgcagggcagcagggtgcctccaccccgctgccctgtggaggctacAAAGGATGTCCCcgaagcctcaagcctttggagtgcagctgcgctccaaaggctgcAGGGATCTTTGCGGTTGGCGGTGGGGGAAAACAgctcttccccccaccgccagccccacaagctcggggggcagcggcaaggcctgctcttgaacgcaccttgtttttgagggggagaacaagaaaaatttttttttccctgttctccccctcctatgggactctatggtctggtgcgtcctatagaacgaaaaatacggtaggtttgcCTTGTCCACTGGCTCCAGTGGCTCTGCTTTGAGTAGGACCAACATTGGGTAAAATTCCAGAAGAAAGAAATGTTATACGCACACATGCAAGTGTGAATAAGAATGGAGCCTTCTGCCAAGAGATCTGTCCCAGCCAATATTTGTATCTTGCACAAGTGCCTCTACTGCAGTTAAGATATTAAGAGcatcagggacatgggtggcgctgtggtcttaaccactgagcctcctgggcttgctgatcagaaggtcggcggttcgaatccctgcaacagagtgagctctcgctgctctgtcccagctcctgccaacctagcagtttgaaagcacggcagcgcaagtagataaataggtaccactgtggagggaaggtaaacagcctttccgtgcgctctggtttccgtcgcggtgttccattgtgccagaagaggtttagtcctgttggccacatgacccggaaagctgtctacagacaaatgccggctccctcggcctgaaaacgagatgagcgccacaaccccatagttgcctttgactggacgtaactgttAGAATTTCAGCTCCGGTCGTCCGAGCTGATATGGCTCATCTTCCTTTGAgcccagcagagcattaaaactACAAAGTCCACAACGGaaggatgaggcaggtatgggctacattgctatactttattactaagctatacagagagcaaagaaaaacaCATCTCCTCTCTATGAGAGCAGAGAGCAGCTGAACAAAAGAaacgaaagaacaaaggaaacaggaaaccagtaacgtcacatccggtctccctttcccgtgagaatCCAACGGTATCTGGactctctggaatgtaaacagtcctgtgactgcaagcagctgctcagtgagagaaacagaaactaacagtaactgtccaggggtcctttacctttttacctattaagagcataataataataataataataataataataataataataatttattatttgtaccccgcccatctggctgggtttccccagccactctgggcggcttccaacaaagatgaaagatacactaaaatttcacatattaaaaccttccctgaacagggctgccttcagatgtcttctgcatgtcaggtagatgtttatcactttgacatctgatgggagggcgttccacatggcgggcgccactaccgagaataggcaaactctggccctccagatgtttggaactatactcctcatccctgaccactggtcctgttagttagggatgatgagaattgtagtcccaaacatctggagggccagagtttgcctatgcctgatcaagAAGATTCCTGCTGCGTCAGACCaagggcatcctgttctcacagcagccagctgcatgcccatgggaagcccataagcaggacctgggcacaacCACAGTCCCCCCCTACCTACATTTCCCCTGCAAGTGGTATtcccaggtagactgcctctgataTTATGGGTACCTGATATTGATCCTGAGACGTCTTGTGCATCAGGGGATTCAGTGGGGCTCCTCTGTGTTGCCCCATtgggtgtggtgtggtggttttgCCACTCCTCTCTGGATCCCTCATTACCCCAGTTATGTTAGGATGACCAGAATGGGTGGATCACATGGAAAataggagtacagtggtgcctcgcaagacgaaaagaatccgttccgcgagtctcttcgtcttgcggttttccccttagcggattagcgctattagcggatcagctgataagcggcttagcggatcagctgataagcggcttagcagatcagctgttaagcggcttagcggatcagctgataagcggcttagcggatcagctgttaagcggcttagcggatcagctgattagcggcttgggggaaaggggggggaggaaaaaaaacctgcaggaactcgcaagacattttcgtcttgcgaagcaagcccataggaaattcgttttgcgaagcacctccaaaacggaaaaccctttcgtctagcgggttttccgtcttgcgaggcgttcgtcttgcggggcaccactgtatgctaaATTTGGGGGGAGCATCTGCTCCTGCTTTTAACTATAATTAAGGGTTCCTTAAGAACAACTACCTCCCATATGTACCCTCCTGGATCTTCTGTTCAACACAATATGTAAGGCATTGTTTTCAGGTTTGGCAATTGGGCCCAAGGCCTTAGCCTCTTCCGTTGTTCCTCTTTGGCTTGCCTTCCCCAGGGAGAGCCAAATGACCCCACTGCTATATGCCGGCTGGTGCCAGATGAAGACCCAGATCTCTAGGGAGGCTTTTGAGGGAAGCTGAGTGGATGGAGGATtgttgtttgttcttgttttcttttctgaTCTGCTGAACTTTCTGGATGCCTGTTGTGATTACTGATTCTACTGTTGAAACTTAACTGTTTAGCTCATGGTTTGATTGTGCTTGTTGTACATTTTCAACACTTTCCTCGGGAGAAGAAATATGGGATAGACTTTTCTCAAGTTATTGTGCAGCATTTAAAGGGGTGAATGGCAGTGGCAGATGCTCAGGAAGGGGGGTGGCAAAGGTTCTGAGGGTGGGAATAGTTCGTTGCAAATTGCAGGCGTGCAATTATGTGTTGCTCAATGTTAAATGGAACGCTGGCCCAATTGCTGATGTGCCGTCAGCAGATTTACTGACACCGTTGTGTCACTTGCCTTTAAAAGCAGAACTTCTTGCTAAACACGGATAGCACCGGCTACCTTGACCTGGAGAGTTTGTTCTTCTGgcgtgtttatgtgtgtgtattgTGATGGttccattatttttctttttcttgctctTCCTGACTGGGGACTCAGTCCTTGTTCAGGGGTCTTAGTCAGAATCTTTTATCCTAGTAAAAAGGGATGGTGTCTCCTGACTCAAATGATCAGCAAGCGCTCACTTCAGCTCATCGCTTGCACTAACATGGGTCCCTTTTCATTCACAGTGATACAGGGACCTTTTTATCCAACAGAAATAGGCAGCAGCTGCTTTTATCTAGTGCAGTGATGGCTaaacttggcccgccagctgttttgggactacaattcccatcatccctgaccactggtcctgttagcgagggatgatgggagttgtagtcccaaaacagctggagggccaagtctggccatcactgcatctagCAGGTCCAACCAATAAGATGATTTGTGGTTTTACAAGATGCTACCAGTGTTGGGTGGGGTTGTTTTGATTTATACAAACATTGTTGTATGTgacttctttctttcccttttatgatattgtgtatttgtgtttttaaatgtacatctggtaacaagtgactaataagtcccattaataataatactgacgCTGATGGCACTGATACGGTGGCTGCGGGCAGTGACTCTcaaatacagaggtaccttggatCTCCAACTGCTTAGTTGCGGAACGTTTCGGCTGCTGAGCGAtagaaaaccggaagtgagtgttctggttttcgaatgattttcagaagccaaacgtccggcaGCTCCTGAAGACAATTGGAagtcgcgccttggtttttgaacggttccgggagtcgaacagactcctggaactcATTCTTTTTGGCAACCAAGGTGCGAATGTAGTGGTTTGTAGGAACCCAGTTGATGGTGAAGGTGGATGAGCATGCAAAGGCTTAATGATGTGCAGTTCAAGAACTCTCATTTGTGCACCAGAATGTGCTTCATCTAAATTACATGCCTACTGTAGTCTGAAATTCTGTATTAAACCAAtctcatttatttcttttacagGAAAATGTCAGCTGCTGACGACTTCTCGGTAAGTCTTCCAACTTGGCTACTTTCTAAGTTGCAACCAGAGTGgagttgatttaaatcactagtcagtaagacttgatttaaatcatttttttacagaaatcctcattcttgctggtataatcttaatatttacaaccatacgaaggtttcattttttggaataataaattttcagagtagttttaaCAGttttatcaaaaattactgatttggttatactattagaaatacatagacagataattatgaaattattgtgaggtttaataagttaactatatttggacaacttttctgctgtatatttaaataacaatttactTAACTGAAACATTAACAGTATAGCATatgcatccatgtttgttaactgatgtggttaaacggtttttttttatataaaaaaacttaAACTGAGTTTTgggcacacatgaaaaacttaaaacaaatccttatttcctgatgaatagcctttggaccataatgtaacttaaatagaaaactatctttagaaagattccccccccccaaaaaaaacaacattttattttaaaaatccaatttaaatttttaaaaatcatatttattattattattattattaaaatcaatgatttttatccaccctggttgcAACCAATGTGTGATTGCATCGAGACCAATTCCGATGTTTGAACAGATGATGGTGTGTATTCCAATGCAAACCCAAGAGCTGAATTTTTTATGGGGAAAGAAGCGCATTAAGTTGCTATAGCTTTTTGCGCTGACCCTTGAATGTTACGGTTGAACTGCTTCACTTTGTTAATGCAGTTAACCTCCCCCATCCCACATAATGTTAGTGGTTAATCTCTGCCCACTGGGACTATAAGCTGCGTTGTCGGGCGGGAGAGTTTGAGATTGTCCATCTGACAAGCGTGTGGTTGGAGCCCTGATAAGAGGAGGCAGAAGGTTTAAGAGAAAGCTTTTCCGAAGAAGGGAAGGCAGGGCCTAAACCATGGAAACATCTTGATAAATTGCAAGGCAGAGGCGACGTCAGCGTGGAACAAACgtggaatggagggagggagagaacaggcAGGCAACCATGGACTGGAAATGGCCTGAACAATTGTGACCCACCAGTAAGCTATGTGGGTTTGCAGAAAAATTCCCAGTGCCCCAAATCAACAGAGACCGGATTAAGTAAAATTGTCTTACTATAACAacactttttaaggtttaatgaaAAACCCcatcctcccactatatataagggacTGGTgagttctgtttcagtgtatctgaagaagtgtgcatgcacacgaaagcttataccaagaacaaacttaggtgctactggacaatttttatatttcaacacttttaaaaagtggtttgTTAAAATCTCCAAGCTGTATAAAtagttcccccccccttaatatcGAACAGTGTTTGAGCTGATGTGCTTACCTGGGGGAAATTTGAGAAAGGCACACTTAACCCGGCAAGTTCACATGTTAACTTGGAAGTGGTTTTACTTGGGATACTTCAGAGTTGACCATTGATCGCCTTAACCTTCTTTAAAGATCAGTAAAGCGGAGGTGCTGAAATCTTGGTGGGTCCCAGCGAGAAGCTGGCTGCCCCAGAGTCGGGTCAGGACTCACCGGCAGAGAATTTGCTGTGAAAAGGCACAGTGAGTTCCCCCATGTCTTGAATCTGGTGTCCTTCAATGGTGGGATGAGCAAGGAAGGTATCAAAACAGTCTAGAGAGAGATAAGAGCTTGTTCGTATGTGGCTGATGCcagagatggtggtggtggtggtgatgataaaatggaggCTCCTCTGGTGGAGTAGCAACAGTGGTGGAGTCTCACCCCGTGTTTCGTTTTCCCAGCTGGCGGATGCTCTCCCGGACACGTCTCCTGCCAAGAACGCCTCCTTGGGCAACACGAAACCTGCTCAGCAACCTGGCCAGCCCCCCCAAGCCTGGCCCGCTTCCAACCCCTGGAACAACCCGCCGAGCGCTCCCCCCGCGGCAATGTCGGGGCTGCCTCCCAGCACGTCCACCTCCAACGTTCCTTTTGGACCCCCTCCCACGGGAATgtacccttccctcccccccggAGCCCCTGCCCCCTTCCCACCTCCTGGGTCGGCTTGCCCCCCTCCCGGCACCCCTTACCCGCCCCCGGGCCCTGCCCCACCCGGCCAGTACCCTCCTCCAAACATGTCCTTCCCAGAACTCCCCAGGCCCTACGGGGGCCCAGCAGATCCGGCCGCGCCCCCTGCCGCCGCCGTCGGGCCGTGGGGGTCCATGTCTGCCGGAGGAGGGTGGGGGCCCGCCGTGGGGGGCCAGTACCCTGCGCCTAGTGTGCCGTACCCACCCCCAGGGCCGTATTCCACTCCCACCCAGGCACCGGGGGCCGCTCCTACAGTGCCGTGGGGCGCCGTCCCCCCTGGACCATGGGGGCCTTCGCCACCAGCCCCATTTCCCCCGCCTACAGGGTCCTATCCGGCTCCAGGACTGTACCCAACGCCACCGAATCCTTACCAAGTGCCACCTGCGCCCGCTGGAGCTCCGTCCATGCCGGGGGGCCTTCATGTGAGTACGACAACTGCTTCTTCTCCAAACAGTCCCTTCGTTTGCAGTTCGGCTTCAGAAATGTCCTCCCCCAATTGCTGTGCTACATCAGAGCCCACAAACCTCTTCTGAGGCAGCTGTTGAATTGCAGCTTTTAATTTGATAAGCTTTATTTTTCCTTATTCTATTTAtttggggtttttatttatttattagattgatATACCatcccttcatcaaaagatctcgggggcggttcacaagataaaaatacaagataaaagcgcAAATTGTTAGAACAGAAACATCAAAAGAGTAACCCTCCCTCCCTGATCTTCTAAGAGAAGCTTTTCCATGGCAGCTTGTCTTAGGAATCCCTGTGTATCACAAAGAATCTTGGGGTGTTTTCTGGAGTGCCCTATGACGCGTAGTGTCTTGTTCTGCCCTGCATCATCTTCTTGc
The nucleotide sequence above comes from Podarcis raffonei isolate rPodRaf1 chromosome 1, rPodRaf1.pri, whole genome shotgun sequence. Encoded proteins:
- the MAPK1IP1L gene encoding MAPK-interacting and spindle-stabilizing protein-like; translated protein: MSAADDFSLADALPDTSPAKNASLGNTKPAQQPGQPPQAWPASNPWNNPPSAPPAAMSGLPPSTSTSNVPFGPPPTGMYPSLPPGAPAPFPPPGSACPPPGTPYPPPGPAPPGQYPPPNMSFPELPRPYGGPADPAAPPAAAVGPWGSMSAGGGWGPAVGGQYPAPSVPYPPPGPYSTPTQAPGAAPTVPWGAVPPGPWGPSPPAPFPPPTGSYPAPGLYPTPPNPYQVPPAPAGAPSMPGGLHPYR